A section of the Paramisgurnus dabryanus chromosome 4, PD_genome_1.1, whole genome shotgun sequence genome encodes:
- the LOC135785863 gene encoding protein O-glucosyltransferase 1-like isoform X1 has protein sequence MELSWLSMLLFIFFCNLFECCLSDNIEPWQSYLSKITYAKKNYQPCIQENYSCYLSVLKNDLKLFQNGISEELMADTVQRGVGTHYQIIGHKLYREQSCMFPARCSGVEHFILKVIDKLPDLEVIINVRDYPQVPRWVQPVLPVLSFSKTSDYQDVMYPAWTFWEGGPAIWPIYPTGLGRWDLMRADLNKSAAQWPWKKKSPKGFFRGSRTSSERDPLILLSREAPDVVDAEYTKNQAWKSEKDTLGSPPAKEVPLVDHCKYKYLFNFRGVAASFRLKHLFLCGSLVFHVGEEWIEFFYPQLKPWVHYIPVKQDLSDLRELLQFVKENDGVAEEIAMRGQKFILDHLRMEDVYSYWERLLTDFSKLLKYKPKRNSNFNQIIHRPSKLEL, from the exons ATGGAGCTATCGTGGCTGTCCATGTTGCTTTTCATCTTTTTTTGTAACTTATTTGAATGTTGTCTTTCGGATAATA TTGAACCCTGGCAGTCATACCTCAGCAAAATCACATATGCCAAAAAGAACTACCAGCCATGTATTCAGGAAAACTACAGCTGCTATCTTAG TGTCTTGAAAAATGACCTTAAGTTGTTTCAAAATGGCATATCTGAGGAGCTGATGGCAGACACTGTTCAAAGAGGTGTTGGGACACATTACCAGATAATTGGTCACAAGCTTTACAGGGAACAAAGCTGCATGTTCCCAGCAAG ATGCAGTGGGGTTGAACACTTCATACTAAAAGTGATTGACAAGTTACCAGATTTGGAGGTGATTATCAATGTGCGTGATTATCCTCAGGTTCCTAGATGGGTTCAGCCAGTCCTGCCTGTATTGTCCTTCAGCAAG ACATCAGACTACCAGGACGTCATGTACCCAGCATGGACATTCTGGGAAGGAGGACCTGCTATATGGCCTATTTATCCCACTGGACTGGGTCGATGGGACCTAATGAGGGCTGACCTGAACAA ATCAGCTGCACAGTGGCCCTGGAAGAAGAAGAGCCCAAAAGGATTCTTTAGAGGCTCTAG AACCAGTTCAGAGAGAGACCCTCTGATCCTTCTTTCTCGAGAGGCACCTGATGTTGTGGATGCTGAGTACACAAAGAACCAGGCCTGGAAGTCAGAGAAG GACACTCTGGGGAGCCCCCCAGCCAAAGAGGTTCCCCTAGTTGACCACTGTAAATACAA ATACCTCTTCAACTTTAGAGGTGTTGCTGCTAGTTTCCGTCTCAAACATCTGTTCTTGTGTGGCTCGCTGGTTTTTCATGTTGGTGAGGAGTGGATTGAGTTCTTCTATCCACAGCTCAAGCCGTGGGTGCACTATATTCCTGTCAAACAGGACTTGTCTGACCTCAG AGAACTACTGCAGTTTGTAAAAGAAAACGATGGTGTGGCAGAAGAAATTGCTATGAG GGGTCAGAAGTTTATTCTTGATCACCTACGCATGGAGGACGTATATTCTTACTGGGAGAGGCTGCTGACGGACTTCAGCAAGCTTCTCAAATACAAACCTAAAAGAAATTCAAACTTCAATCAGATCATTCACAGACCCAGCAAACTTGAACTCTGA
- the LOC135785863 gene encoding protein O-glucosyltransferase 1-like isoform X2 — protein sequence MADTVQRGVGTHYQIIGHKLYREQSCMFPARCSGVEHFILKVIDKLPDLEVIINVRDYPQVPRWVQPVLPVLSFSKTSDYQDVMYPAWTFWEGGPAIWPIYPTGLGRWDLMRADLNKSAAQWPWKKKSPKGFFRGSRTSSERDPLILLSREAPDVVDAEYTKNQAWKSEKDTLGSPPAKEVPLVDHCKYKYLFNFRGVAASFRLKHLFLCGSLVFHVGEEWIEFFYPQLKPWVHYIPVKQDLSDLRELLQFVKENDGVAEEIAMRGQKFILDHLRMEDVYSYWERLLTDFSKLLKYKPKRNSNFNQIIHRPSKLEL from the exons ATGGCAGACACTGTTCAAAGAGGTGTTGGGACACATTACCAGATAATTGGTCACAAGCTTTACAGGGAACAAAGCTGCATGTTCCCAGCAAG ATGCAGTGGGGTTGAACACTTCATACTAAAAGTGATTGACAAGTTACCAGATTTGGAGGTGATTATCAATGTGCGTGATTATCCTCAGGTTCCTAGATGGGTTCAGCCAGTCCTGCCTGTATTGTCCTTCAGCAAG ACATCAGACTACCAGGACGTCATGTACCCAGCATGGACATTCTGGGAAGGAGGACCTGCTATATGGCCTATTTATCCCACTGGACTGGGTCGATGGGACCTAATGAGGGCTGACCTGAACAA ATCAGCTGCACAGTGGCCCTGGAAGAAGAAGAGCCCAAAAGGATTCTTTAGAGGCTCTAG AACCAGTTCAGAGAGAGACCCTCTGATCCTTCTTTCTCGAGAGGCACCTGATGTTGTGGATGCTGAGTACACAAAGAACCAGGCCTGGAAGTCAGAGAAG GACACTCTGGGGAGCCCCCCAGCCAAAGAGGTTCCCCTAGTTGACCACTGTAAATACAA ATACCTCTTCAACTTTAGAGGTGTTGCTGCTAGTTTCCGTCTCAAACATCTGTTCTTGTGTGGCTCGCTGGTTTTTCATGTTGGTGAGGAGTGGATTGAGTTCTTCTATCCACAGCTCAAGCCGTGGGTGCACTATATTCCTGTCAAACAGGACTTGTCTGACCTCAG AGAACTACTGCAGTTTGTAAAAGAAAACGATGGTGTGGCAGAAGAAATTGCTATGAG GGGTCAGAAGTTTATTCTTGATCACCTACGCATGGAGGACGTATATTCTTACTGGGAGAGGCTGCTGACGGACTTCAGCAAGCTTCTCAAATACAAACCTAAAAGAAATTCAAACTTCAATCAGATCATTCACAGACCCAGCAAACTTGAACTCTGA
- the LOC135786154 gene encoding lipoyl amidotransferase LIPT1, mitochondrial-like, with product MILRLSRKACVLSGSVRQKSTLATFFDEMGKCLIIKSASTGVFENLALEDWIHDHVDLQNRSILLFWRNSPAVVIGRHQNPWQECNLPLMRRLGIPLARRRSGGGTVFHDLGNINMTFFTSKKKYDRHRNLTVVTDALKQLRPNLDVNATNRFDILLNGHYKISGTAAKLGRTAAYHHCTLLCSVDRPILSSVLKSNNSQVIKSNATPSVPSPVKNLLDVDPSLEINSIMETVASQYNKEFGFDSPVITVDPTHESLMPGIHKMAQDLLTWEWVYGKTPKFSVCTSLVVDDVNIQLDMNIKNGVIDSCAIGIPEGWLPLEIVNEFTSTLITNRYCPHETTVLVAAFMRTHSLTADVAKNIHRLCEGVISVM from the coding sequence ATGATTTTGAGACTGTCCAGAAAGGCATGTGTCCTTTCAGGATCAGTTCGCCAAAAAAGCACTTTGGCAACCTTCTTCGATGAGATGGGAAAATGTCTCATAATAAAATCAGCGTCAACTGGGGTATTTGAGAACCTAGCTTTAGAAGACTGGATACATGACCACGTCGATCTGCAAAACAGGAGTATTCTCTTATTTTGGAGAAATTCACCTGCAGTGGTCATAGGCAGGCATCAAAATCCCTGGCAGGAATGTAACCTTCCTTTGATGAGACGTTTGGGGATCCCACTGGCGAGACGTCGCAGTGGAGGTGGGACAGTTTTCCATGATTTAGGAAACATTAACATGACCTTCTTTACCTCTAAGAAGAAATACGACCGTCACAGGAATCTCACTGTTGTCACCGATGCATTGAAGCAATTAAGACCCAATCTAGATGTCAATGCAACAAATAGATTTGATATTTTGTTGAATGGACATTACAAGATTTCAGGCACTGCTGCAAAATTAGGAAGAACCGCTGCGTATCATCACTGTACATTGCTTTGTTCAGTGGATCGTCCAATATTGTCGTCGGTTCTGAAAAGTAATAACTCTCAAGTAATTAAAAGCAATGCGACCCCTAGTGTTCCTTCTCCTGTCAAGAACCTCCTGGATGTGGACCCCAGTCTCGAGATCAACTCTATAATGGAGACTGTTGCTTCCCAATACAATAAAGAATTTGGGTTTGACAGTCCAGTCATCACAGTTGACCCCACTCATGAGTCTCTCATGCCTGGTATTCATAAGATGGCACAGGATCTTTTGACATGGGAATGGGTTTATGGCAAAACTCCAAAATTTAGTGTGTGTACATCTTTAGTGGTGGATGATGTGAATATTCAGCTTGACATGAACATTAAGAATGGTGTAATAGACAGTTGTGCCATTGGGATCCCTGAAGGCTGGCTTCCTCTGGAGATAGTGAATGAATTTACATCCACACTGATAACCAACAGATACTGTCCACATGAAACCACAGTGTTGGTGGCTGCTTTCATGAGAACTCATTCACTGACAGCAGATGTTGCTAAGAACATTCATAGACTGTGTGAAGGTGTGATTTCTGTAATGTGA
- the LOC135785862 gene encoding eukaryotic translation initiation factor 5B-like isoform X2 — MGKKQKTKGDDGAKDDAVDIDALAAEIEGAGAAKEQGKAKNKKKKGKKEFNEDDILKELEELSLETEGGKSKEAAKETAKGSDSVEDAEPEPVLTKADKKKAKKGKKANLDEDEEGNEDQNQNNMENDHRTQDKKTMATTDPQGPASDSEDEGSRSRQKPKNKKKGGRKGASDSEDNDEDGGAKKASGGADNKDESDDDSQAARKKKKGKPKAKPDSEDEEEDSSFKMKTAAQKKAEKKERDRKKKEEERAKLKAKKEKEEEAAKKDPGNQALTESKTLEVTASVEQDTADVQEEEEAEGDKKKKDKKKKKGEKEKEEKKKGPSKAAVSAMREALAKMKEEEERAKREEEERQRRLEELEAQRLEQERLEAERKEKKKQKDKERKERLKKEGKLLTKAQKEARARAEATLRALQAQGVEVPSKDAMPKKKPVYSDRRKKKPTAQTPEETSEVTSPLPETPQPITAEMEVDQPKMEPVKEPKEEKEAADLDDWEAMASDEEKAMKKVHIEVKETTTAPQKPAEDQENGSEEEDDEEEENEDDEEDDEGDDESDDDEEEKETGNKTTPNKARKEPSSESSSDSDSDDDRTKEERLYDKAKRRIEKRRQENLKNINLDKLRSPVVCVLGHVDTGKTKILDKLRHTHVQDGEAGGITQQIGATNVPLETIMEQTKMVKNFDKENVKIPGMLIIDTPGHESFSNLRNRGSSLCDIAILVVDIMHGLEPQTLESINLLKEKKCPFIVALNKIDRLYDWKKGPETDVVTTLKKQKKNTKDEFDERAKSIIVEFAQQGLNAALFYENKDPRTFVSLVPTSAHSGDGMGNLIALLVELTQTMLARRLAHCDELRAQVMEVKALPGMGTTIDVILINGCLREGETILVPGVDGPIVTQIRGLLLPPPLKELRVKNQYEKHKEVSTAQGVKILGKDLEKTLAGLPLLVAHKEDEIPVLRDELIRELKQTLNSIKLEEKGVYVQASTLGSLEALLEFLRSSKVPYAGINIGPVHKKDVMKASTMLEHDPQYAVILAFDVKIERDSQEMADSVGVRIFSAEIIYHLFDAFTKYREDYKKQKQDEFKHIAVFPCKLRILPQFIFNSRDPIVMGINVDAGVLRTGTPLCVPSKGFVDIGIVTSIEINHKSVESAKKGQEICVKIEPIPGEAPKMYGRHFEATDIIVSKINRQSIDALKNWFRDEMQKSDWQLIMELKKTFEII; from the exons ATGGGGAAGAAGCAAAAAACCAAGGGAGATGACGG TGCCAAAGACGACGCCGTTGACATTGACGCGCTTGCGGCTGAGATCGAGGGAGCGGGAGCGGCCAAGGAGCAGGGCAAAGCCaagaacaagaagaagaaaggaaagaaagagTTTAA TGAGGACGACATCCTTAAGGAACTAGAGGAGCTGTCATTGGAAACCGAGGGAGGAAAGTCTAAAGAAGCAGCAAAAGAAACAGCAAAG GGATCCGATTCAGTCGAGGATGCTGAGCCTGAGCCCGTCCTGACCAAAGCAGACAAGAAAAAGGCCAAGAAAGGGAAAAAGGCTAACCTGGATGAGGATGAGGAGGGTAATGAAGATCAGAATCAAAACAACATGGAGAACGACCACAGGACGCAAGACAAAAAGACAATGGCGACTACCGATCCTCAAGGCCCTGCTTCTGACTCTGAGGACGAAGGCTCTCGGTCACGGCAGAAACccaaaaacaaaaagaaaggGGGCCGAAAGGGCGCATCCGACTCAGAGGATAACGATGAAGATGGCGGTGCGAAAAAAGCCAGCGGAGGGGCGGACAACAAAGATGAATCGGACGATGATTCTCAAGCTGCGCGCAAAAAGAAGAAGGGAAAACCCAAAGCCAAACCAGACAGcgaggatgaggaggaagacTCGTCCTTTAAGATGAAGACGGCGGCGCAGAAGAAAGCggagaaaaaagagagagaccGGAAGAAGAAAGAGGAGGAGAGGGCCAAGCTGAAGGCCAAGAAGGAGAAAGAGGAAGAGGCTGCCAAAAAGGATCCGGGGAACCAAGCTTTAACAGAGAGCAAGACATTAGAGGTGACGGCGTCTGTGGAACAGGATACAGCTGATGTCCAGGAAGAAG AGGAAGCCGAGGGTGACAAGAAGAAAAAAgacaagaagaaaaagaaaggagagaaagagaaagaggagAAGAAAAAGGGGCCGAGCAAAGCAGCGGTGAGCGCCATGCGGGAGGCTCTGGCCAAAATGAAGGAGGAGGAGGAACGAGCCAAACGGGAAGAGGAGGAGAGACAGAGGCGACTGGAGGAACTGGAGGCCCAGAGGCTGGAGCAG GAGCGTCTGGAGGCTGAGAGGAAAGAGAAGAAAAAACAGAAGGATAAAGAACGAAAAGAGAGGCTGAAGAAGGAAGGAAAACTGCTAACAAAGGCTCAGAAAGAAGCTCGAGCCAGAGCAGAAGCCACGCTGCGAGCATTGCAGGCTCAGG GTGTTGAAGTGCCATCCAAAGATGCAATGCCAAAGAAGAAGCCCGTTTACTCCGATAGGAGAAAAAAGAAGCCAACAGCACAAACCCCCGAAG AAACTTCAGAGGTGACATCACCCCTGCCAGAGACAcctcagccaatcacagcagaGATGGAAGTGGACCAACCTAAAATGGAGCCAG TGAAGGAGCCAAAGGAGGAGAAGGAGGCAGCTGATTTGGACGACTGGGAGGCGATGGCCAGTGATGAGGAAAAAG CGATGAAGAAGGTTCACATTGAGGTTAAAGAAACCACAACTGCTCCTCAGAAACCTGCTGAAGATCAAGAGAACGGCAGTGAGGAAGAGGATGACGAAGAAGAGGAGAATGAAGATGATGAGGAAGACGATGAAGGTGATGATGAAAGCgatgatgatgaggaggagAAAGAGACCGGTAACAAGACGACACCGAACAAAGCAAGAAAAGAGCCGAGCTCAGAGTCGAGCAGCGACAGCGATTCAGATGACGATCGAACTAAAGAAGAGCGCCTTTACGACAAGGCCAAAAGACGCATAGAG aAACGAAGGCAGGAGAACCTAAAGAACATTAACTTGGACAAGCTCCGATCTCCTGTAGTTTGTGTACTGGGCCATGTGGACACAGGAAAAACTAAAATCCTGGATAAG CTGAGGCACACACACGTCCAAGATGGTGAGGCTGGTGGTATCACACAGCAGATTGGAGCCACAAACGTTCCACTGGAAACTATAATGGAACAAACCAAGATGGTTAAAAAC TTTGATAAGGAGAACGTGAAGATTCCTGGAATGCTCATTATTGACACTCCCGGACACGAGTCCTTCAG TAACTTGAGGAACAGAGGAAGTTCTCTGTGTGACATTGCCATCCTGGTTGTGGACATCATGCATGGTCTAGAGCCACAGACGCTGGAGTCCATCAATCTGCTGAAGGAGAAGAAATGTCCTTTTATTGTAGCCCTTAACAag ATTGATCGTCTGTATGACTGGAAGAAAGGTCCGGAAACAGACGTGGTGACCACCCTAAAGAAACAGAAAAAGAACACCAAGGATGAGTTTGATGAGAGGGCCAAATCCATCATCGTTGAGTTTGCTCAGCAG GGTCTCAACGCCGCCTTGTTTTATGAGAATAAAGATCCACGTACGTTTGTGTCCCTGGTTCCCACTTCAGCCCACTCGGGTGATGGGATGGGGAACCTCATTGCCCTGCTGGTTGAGCTTACTCAGACTATGCTTGCCCGCAGATTGGCCCATTGTGATGAACTCCGGGCCCAGGTCATGGAG GTCAAAGCTCTACCCGGCATGGGCACGACGATAGATGTCATATTGATCAACGGCTGTCTGCGGGAAGGGGAGACTATTCTAGTTCCCGGTGTGGATGGACCAATCGTCACTCAGATCAGAGGGTTGCTCCTCCCACCACCACTCAAAGAGCTCAGAGTGAAG AATCAGTACGAAAAGCATAAGGAGGTGTCTACGGCTCAGGGAGTTAAGATCCTGGGGAAAGATCTGGAGAAAACATTGGCAGGTCTGCCCCTCCTCGTTGCCCATAAAGAAGATGAAATACCAGTGCTGAGG GACGAGTTAATCCGCGAGCTGAAGCAGACTCTGAACTCCATCAAGCTGGAGGAGAAGGGTGTGTACGTGCAGGCATCCACCCTCGGTTCCTTGGAGGCTCTGCTGGAGTTTTTGCGTTCATCTAAAGTGCCT TACGCTGGCATCAATATTGGTCCTGTCCACAAGAAAGATGTCATGAAAGCGTCCACTATGCTGGAGCACGATCCACa GTATGCAGTGATCCTGGCATTCGATGTAAAAATAGAGAGAGATTCTCAGGAGATGGCTGACAGTGTTGGTGTGCGCATTTTCAGCGCCGAGATCATCTACCATCTGTTTGACGCCTTCACAAAGTACAGAGAAGACTACAAGAAACAGAAGCAAGATGAATTCaa GCACATAGCCGTGTTCCCATGTAAGCTGCGTATATTGCCCCAGTTCATCTTTAACTCCAGAGATCCCATTGTCATGGGCATCAATGTGGATGCTGGAGTACTAAGAACAGGCACTCCACTGTGTGTACCCAGCAAAGGG TTTGTAGATATTGGAATAGTGACCAGCATTGAAATAAATCACAAGTCTGTCGAGAGCGCCAAGAAAGGACAGGAGATCTGCGTGAAAATAGAGCCAATTCCTGGAGAAGCACCCAAGATGTACGGCCGACACTTTGAAGCTACCGATATCATCGTGAGCAAG atCAACCGTCAGTCAATCGACGCTCTGAAGAACTGGTTCAGAGATGAGATGCAGAAATCAGACTGGCAATTAATCATGGAACtaaagaaaacatttgaaatcatcTGA
- the LOC135785862 gene encoding eukaryotic translation initiation factor 5B-like isoform X1, giving the protein MGKKQKTKGDDGAKDDAVDIDALAAEIEGAGAAKEQGKAKNKKKKGKKEFNEDDILKELEELSLETEGGKSKEAAKETAKGSDSVEDAEPEPVLTKADKKKAKKGKKANLDEDEEGNEDQNQNNMENDHRTQDKKTMATTDPQGPASDSEDEGSRSRQKPKNKKKGGRKGASDSEDNDEDGGAKKASGGADNKDESDDDSQAARKKKKGKPKAKPDSEDEEEDSSFKMKTAAQKKAEKKERDRKKKEEERAKLKAKKEKEEEAAKKDPGNQALTESKTLEVTASVEQDTADVQEEEEAEGDKKKKDKKKKKGEKEKEEKKKGPSKAAVSAMREALAKMKEEEERAKREEEERQRRLEELEAQRLEQERLEAERKEKKKQKDKERKERLKKEGKLLTKAQKEARARAEATLRALQAQGVEVPSKDAMPKKKPVYSDRRKKKPTAQTPEETSEVTSPLPETPQPITAEMEVDQPKMEPAVKEPKEEKEAADLDDWEAMASDEEKAMKKVHIEVKETTTAPQKPAEDQENGSEEEDDEEEENEDDEEDDEGDDESDDDEEEKETGNKTTPNKARKEPSSESSSDSDSDDDRTKEERLYDKAKRRIEKRRQENLKNINLDKLRSPVVCVLGHVDTGKTKILDKLRHTHVQDGEAGGITQQIGATNVPLETIMEQTKMVKNFDKENVKIPGMLIIDTPGHESFSNLRNRGSSLCDIAILVVDIMHGLEPQTLESINLLKEKKCPFIVALNKIDRLYDWKKGPETDVVTTLKKQKKNTKDEFDERAKSIIVEFAQQGLNAALFYENKDPRTFVSLVPTSAHSGDGMGNLIALLVELTQTMLARRLAHCDELRAQVMEVKALPGMGTTIDVILINGCLREGETILVPGVDGPIVTQIRGLLLPPPLKELRVKNQYEKHKEVSTAQGVKILGKDLEKTLAGLPLLVAHKEDEIPVLRDELIRELKQTLNSIKLEEKGVYVQASTLGSLEALLEFLRSSKVPYAGINIGPVHKKDVMKASTMLEHDPQYAVILAFDVKIERDSQEMADSVGVRIFSAEIIYHLFDAFTKYREDYKKQKQDEFKHIAVFPCKLRILPQFIFNSRDPIVMGINVDAGVLRTGTPLCVPSKGFVDIGIVTSIEINHKSVESAKKGQEICVKIEPIPGEAPKMYGRHFEATDIIVSKINRQSIDALKNWFRDEMQKSDWQLIMELKKTFEII; this is encoded by the exons ATGGGGAAGAAGCAAAAAACCAAGGGAGATGACGG TGCCAAAGACGACGCCGTTGACATTGACGCGCTTGCGGCTGAGATCGAGGGAGCGGGAGCGGCCAAGGAGCAGGGCAAAGCCaagaacaagaagaagaaaggaaagaaagagTTTAA TGAGGACGACATCCTTAAGGAACTAGAGGAGCTGTCATTGGAAACCGAGGGAGGAAAGTCTAAAGAAGCAGCAAAAGAAACAGCAAAG GGATCCGATTCAGTCGAGGATGCTGAGCCTGAGCCCGTCCTGACCAAAGCAGACAAGAAAAAGGCCAAGAAAGGGAAAAAGGCTAACCTGGATGAGGATGAGGAGGGTAATGAAGATCAGAATCAAAACAACATGGAGAACGACCACAGGACGCAAGACAAAAAGACAATGGCGACTACCGATCCTCAAGGCCCTGCTTCTGACTCTGAGGACGAAGGCTCTCGGTCACGGCAGAAACccaaaaacaaaaagaaaggGGGCCGAAAGGGCGCATCCGACTCAGAGGATAACGATGAAGATGGCGGTGCGAAAAAAGCCAGCGGAGGGGCGGACAACAAAGATGAATCGGACGATGATTCTCAAGCTGCGCGCAAAAAGAAGAAGGGAAAACCCAAAGCCAAACCAGACAGcgaggatgaggaggaagacTCGTCCTTTAAGATGAAGACGGCGGCGCAGAAGAAAGCggagaaaaaagagagagaccGGAAGAAGAAAGAGGAGGAGAGGGCCAAGCTGAAGGCCAAGAAGGAGAAAGAGGAAGAGGCTGCCAAAAAGGATCCGGGGAACCAAGCTTTAACAGAGAGCAAGACATTAGAGGTGACGGCGTCTGTGGAACAGGATACAGCTGATGTCCAGGAAGAAG AGGAAGCCGAGGGTGACAAGAAGAAAAAAgacaagaagaaaaagaaaggagagaaagagaaagaggagAAGAAAAAGGGGCCGAGCAAAGCAGCGGTGAGCGCCATGCGGGAGGCTCTGGCCAAAATGAAGGAGGAGGAGGAACGAGCCAAACGGGAAGAGGAGGAGAGACAGAGGCGACTGGAGGAACTGGAGGCCCAGAGGCTGGAGCAG GAGCGTCTGGAGGCTGAGAGGAAAGAGAAGAAAAAACAGAAGGATAAAGAACGAAAAGAGAGGCTGAAGAAGGAAGGAAAACTGCTAACAAAGGCTCAGAAAGAAGCTCGAGCCAGAGCAGAAGCCACGCTGCGAGCATTGCAGGCTCAGG GTGTTGAAGTGCCATCCAAAGATGCAATGCCAAAGAAGAAGCCCGTTTACTCCGATAGGAGAAAAAAGAAGCCAACAGCACAAACCCCCGAAG AAACTTCAGAGGTGACATCACCCCTGCCAGAGACAcctcagccaatcacagcagaGATGGAAGTGGACCAACCTAAAATGGAGCCAG CAGTGAAGGAGCCAAAGGAGGAGAAGGAGGCAGCTGATTTGGACGACTGGGAGGCGATGGCCAGTGATGAGGAAAAAG CGATGAAGAAGGTTCACATTGAGGTTAAAGAAACCACAACTGCTCCTCAGAAACCTGCTGAAGATCAAGAGAACGGCAGTGAGGAAGAGGATGACGAAGAAGAGGAGAATGAAGATGATGAGGAAGACGATGAAGGTGATGATGAAAGCgatgatgatgaggaggagAAAGAGACCGGTAACAAGACGACACCGAACAAAGCAAGAAAAGAGCCGAGCTCAGAGTCGAGCAGCGACAGCGATTCAGATGACGATCGAACTAAAGAAGAGCGCCTTTACGACAAGGCCAAAAGACGCATAGAG aAACGAAGGCAGGAGAACCTAAAGAACATTAACTTGGACAAGCTCCGATCTCCTGTAGTTTGTGTACTGGGCCATGTGGACACAGGAAAAACTAAAATCCTGGATAAG CTGAGGCACACACACGTCCAAGATGGTGAGGCTGGTGGTATCACACAGCAGATTGGAGCCACAAACGTTCCACTGGAAACTATAATGGAACAAACCAAGATGGTTAAAAAC TTTGATAAGGAGAACGTGAAGATTCCTGGAATGCTCATTATTGACACTCCCGGACACGAGTCCTTCAG TAACTTGAGGAACAGAGGAAGTTCTCTGTGTGACATTGCCATCCTGGTTGTGGACATCATGCATGGTCTAGAGCCACAGACGCTGGAGTCCATCAATCTGCTGAAGGAGAAGAAATGTCCTTTTATTGTAGCCCTTAACAag ATTGATCGTCTGTATGACTGGAAGAAAGGTCCGGAAACAGACGTGGTGACCACCCTAAAGAAACAGAAAAAGAACACCAAGGATGAGTTTGATGAGAGGGCCAAATCCATCATCGTTGAGTTTGCTCAGCAG GGTCTCAACGCCGCCTTGTTTTATGAGAATAAAGATCCACGTACGTTTGTGTCCCTGGTTCCCACTTCAGCCCACTCGGGTGATGGGATGGGGAACCTCATTGCCCTGCTGGTTGAGCTTACTCAGACTATGCTTGCCCGCAGATTGGCCCATTGTGATGAACTCCGGGCCCAGGTCATGGAG GTCAAAGCTCTACCCGGCATGGGCACGACGATAGATGTCATATTGATCAACGGCTGTCTGCGGGAAGGGGAGACTATTCTAGTTCCCGGTGTGGATGGACCAATCGTCACTCAGATCAGAGGGTTGCTCCTCCCACCACCACTCAAAGAGCTCAGAGTGAAG AATCAGTACGAAAAGCATAAGGAGGTGTCTACGGCTCAGGGAGTTAAGATCCTGGGGAAAGATCTGGAGAAAACATTGGCAGGTCTGCCCCTCCTCGTTGCCCATAAAGAAGATGAAATACCAGTGCTGAGG GACGAGTTAATCCGCGAGCTGAAGCAGACTCTGAACTCCATCAAGCTGGAGGAGAAGGGTGTGTACGTGCAGGCATCCACCCTCGGTTCCTTGGAGGCTCTGCTGGAGTTTTTGCGTTCATCTAAAGTGCCT TACGCTGGCATCAATATTGGTCCTGTCCACAAGAAAGATGTCATGAAAGCGTCCACTATGCTGGAGCACGATCCACa GTATGCAGTGATCCTGGCATTCGATGTAAAAATAGAGAGAGATTCTCAGGAGATGGCTGACAGTGTTGGTGTGCGCATTTTCAGCGCCGAGATCATCTACCATCTGTTTGACGCCTTCACAAAGTACAGAGAAGACTACAAGAAACAGAAGCAAGATGAATTCaa GCACATAGCCGTGTTCCCATGTAAGCTGCGTATATTGCCCCAGTTCATCTTTAACTCCAGAGATCCCATTGTCATGGGCATCAATGTGGATGCTGGAGTACTAAGAACAGGCACTCCACTGTGTGTACCCAGCAAAGGG TTTGTAGATATTGGAATAGTGACCAGCATTGAAATAAATCACAAGTCTGTCGAGAGCGCCAAGAAAGGACAGGAGATCTGCGTGAAAATAGAGCCAATTCCTGGAGAAGCACCCAAGATGTACGGCCGACACTTTGAAGCTACCGATATCATCGTGAGCAAG atCAACCGTCAGTCAATCGACGCTCTGAAGAACTGGTTCAGAGATGAGATGCAGAAATCAGACTGGCAATTAATCATGGAACtaaagaaaacatttgaaatcatcTGA